A window from Candidatus Hydrogenedentota bacterium encodes these proteins:
- a CDS encoding DUF4384 domain-containing protein, translating to MHKRVYLTRGLFVAACVLALVAAGASWAGSDASNRDIYFQQAGSSTAGPSSAGSPQDSGEASQASASQPTIRYWVERAETRDLLLDSKGGFRSGDKIYFKFGTNVECYAYLVCKGSSGKVTMMFPGIAGPDNHVQPRTDTTVPTIKTPFVFDETPGVERLCLVISPKPVQEWEQMAEQARDLEEPLNLSSAQQNLWDQVAASCVTLGKSKDLTLEQYESNDDGQGGNYVTDHGQEGFTRPVAVYLDLEHQP from the coding sequence ATGCATAAGCGAGTGTATTTGACAAGGGGCTTGTTCGTGGCGGCCTGCGTGCTTGCCCTGGTCGCGGCGGGCGCCTCGTGGGCCGGTTCAGACGCCTCCAACCGCGACATCTACTTTCAACAAGCGGGCTCTTCGACGGCTGGGCCGTCCTCGGCGGGTTCGCCGCAGGATAGCGGCGAGGCGTCGCAAGCTTCCGCCTCCCAGCCCACTATCCGTTACTGGGTCGAGCGCGCGGAAACGCGCGACCTGCTCCTGGACAGCAAGGGCGGCTTCCGCTCCGGCGACAAGATATACTTCAAATTCGGCACAAACGTCGAATGTTACGCCTACCTCGTCTGCAAGGGCTCGTCGGGCAAGGTGACGATGATGTTCCCGGGCATCGCCGGCCCGGATAATCATGTGCAGCCGCGCACGGACACGACCGTGCCGACCATCAAGACGCCGTTTGTCTTTGACGAGACGCCGGGCGTGGAAAGGCTCTGCCTCGTGATTTCGCCGAAGCCGGTGCAGGAGTGGGAGCAGATGGCGGAACAGGCGCGCGACCTCGAAGAGCCGCTGAATCTGAGCTCCGCGCAGCAGAACCTGTGGGACCAGGTCGCGGCCAGTTGCGTCACGCTGGGCAAGAGCAAGGACCTGACGCTGGAGCAGTACGAGTCCAACGACGACGGCCAGGGCGGCAATTACGTTACCGACCACGGCCAGGAAGGTTTCACGCGGCCTGTGGCCGTGTACCTGGACCTGGAACATCAGCCTTGA